One genomic region from Thermoanaerobaculia bacterium encodes:
- a CDS encoding DUF4266 domain-containing protein yields MLASALAGCASSTSSASPSTSGTPASSASAATEQAAATSPEATPAAPRLGAKPWDRGELAKRCMRFDGYPLELALDEHIYFSKEASSGGSGFAGGGCGCN; encoded by the coding sequence ATGCTGGCGAGCGCGCTCGCGGGTTGCGCATCGTCCACGTCATCGGCATCGCCCTCGACGTCCGGGACGCCCGCATCGTCCGCGTCCGCCGCCACGGAGCAGGCCGCGGCCACGTCTCCGGAAGCGACCCCGGCCGCTCCCCGCCTGGGGGCGAAGCCCTGGGACCGCGGCGAGCTCGCCAAACGCTGCATGCGCTTCGACGGCTATCCGCTCGAGCTCGCGCTCGACGAACACATCTATTTCAGCAAAGAGGCCTCGAGCGGTGGCTCGGGCTTTGCGGGCGGAGGCTGCGGATGCAACTGA
- a CDS encoding serine/threonine-protein kinase, producing MIGKRLGPYEVTAKLGEGGMGEVYRATDTRLKREVAIKVLPAAFTADPERLARFEREAQLLAQLNHTNIAQIYGLETSGAIHALVMELVPGPTLAERLESGPLPFAESLSLALQIAQALEEAHEKGIVHRDLKPQNIKAPSEGKAKVLDFGLAKAMEATPGAASAADLARSPTLMNSPTLTAVRGTQIGMILGTAAYMAPEQAKGKTVDKRADIWAFGVVLFEMLTGRPLFGGETVSETIAEVLKQEIDFTKLPAGLPASVGRLLRRCLERDPQRRLRDIGEARLLIEGALAGEPEAAGGSVEGAAWKISTPSGSFLVTSYRIGIAAAIAGAALIGLAAGRLVQSSESARTAKAIRATIALPQGLELDGVGAPEIAISPDGSTLAFLARGESGPQQLYVRRLDGDEARLVPGSETAEGPFFSPDGKWVAFAVGVSGLGGGVPRELRKQSLETGLTQTVAPIQDYFGGAWRNDGTIFFVDATDGTVSSVPASGGKPTLAVARASERGESPPVALFWPELLPDGGALVFSTLGRPTGELVVLDLGSGVLTRLGVNGMSPRYLPTGHLAFGGESGSLEVVPFDADERRILGAPVAMLAGLARARNRSATFAVAADGTLVYATGYLSNSRHEPMRVVRASRGGLFETLPIEPDLYGRALASTPDGRRLALAREDRGAWVVDLARGTRTRVAGDEITGAMGVAWSPGGDQLAWIAKPPEGDDVAVIVQPSDGRGAPRALGVRDSDLSVAGWMPDGRELVVSRWGASATIERVPLAGESEVVWRDPGSVSSSALSPDGELVAFESDAGEGYEIYLLSLATGARTQVTGTGGRAPFWSHDGRELFFRRGPAVLAVEVSTAADGSPRIGREVRLFDWPAAYKVVAGADGSFYGTEPVPGAATQTSLELQTGWLESVRRLASAGKRN from the coding sequence TTGATCGGCAAACGACTGGGCCCCTACGAGGTCACCGCCAAGCTCGGCGAGGGCGGCATGGGTGAGGTCTATCGCGCCACCGACACCAGGCTCAAGCGCGAAGTGGCGATCAAAGTGCTGCCGGCGGCGTTCACCGCCGACCCGGAACGGCTCGCCCGCTTCGAGCGCGAAGCGCAGCTCCTCGCGCAGCTGAACCACACCAACATCGCGCAGATTTACGGCCTCGAGACCAGCGGCGCGATCCACGCCCTCGTGATGGAGCTCGTCCCCGGTCCGACGCTCGCCGAGCGCCTCGAATCCGGGCCTCTTCCCTTTGCCGAGAGCCTTTCTTTGGCGCTGCAGATCGCGCAGGCGCTCGAAGAGGCCCACGAGAAGGGGATCGTCCATCGTGACCTCAAACCCCAGAACATCAAGGCTCCCAGTGAAGGCAAGGCCAAGGTCCTCGACTTCGGGTTGGCCAAGGCGATGGAGGCGACCCCCGGCGCCGCGTCCGCCGCCGACCTCGCGCGCTCGCCGACGCTGATGAACTCCCCCACCCTCACTGCGGTCCGCGGCACGCAGATCGGCATGATCCTGGGCACCGCGGCCTACATGGCGCCGGAGCAGGCAAAGGGCAAGACGGTCGACAAGCGGGCCGACATCTGGGCGTTCGGCGTCGTGCTCTTCGAGATGCTGACCGGTCGCCCCCTGTTCGGCGGCGAGACCGTTTCCGAGACGATCGCCGAAGTCCTCAAGCAGGAGATCGACTTCACGAAGTTGCCTGCAGGCCTTCCAGCCAGTGTCGGGCGGCTCCTTCGGCGGTGCCTCGAACGCGATCCGCAGCGCCGCCTGCGCGATATCGGCGAGGCGCGACTGCTGATCGAAGGCGCGCTCGCCGGCGAACCGGAGGCCGCGGGAGGGTCGGTCGAGGGGGCTGCCTGGAAGATCTCGACTCCTTCGGGATCGTTCCTGGTCACCAGCTACCGCATCGGGATCGCCGCCGCGATCGCCGGAGCCGCCCTGATCGGTCTCGCGGCGGGCCGTCTCGTGCAGTCTTCTGAATCCGCCCGGACCGCGAAGGCGATCCGCGCCACGATCGCGCTCCCGCAAGGGCTCGAGCTCGACGGAGTCGGAGCGCCCGAGATCGCGATTTCTCCGGACGGCTCGACGCTCGCCTTTCTGGCGCGGGGCGAGAGCGGGCCGCAACAACTGTACGTGCGGCGCCTCGACGGCGACGAAGCGAGGTTGGTGCCCGGAAGCGAAACCGCCGAGGGCCCGTTCTTCTCGCCCGATGGCAAGTGGGTCGCCTTCGCGGTCGGCGTCTCCGGCCTGGGCGGCGGCGTTCCGCGTGAGCTGCGGAAGCAGTCGCTCGAAACCGGGCTGACCCAGACGGTCGCTCCGATCCAGGACTATTTCGGCGGCGCCTGGCGGAACGACGGCACGATCTTCTTCGTCGACGCCACCGACGGAACCGTCTCGTCGGTTCCGGCGAGCGGCGGCAAGCCGACGCTCGCGGTCGCCAGGGCGAGCGAGCGCGGCGAGTCGCCGCCGGTGGCGCTCTTCTGGCCCGAGCTGCTGCCCGACGGAGGCGCGCTCGTCTTCAGCACGCTCGGGCGCCCGACCGGCGAGCTGGTGGTGCTCGACCTCGGCTCGGGCGTTCTCACCCGCCTCGGCGTGAACGGCATGAGCCCACGCTACCTGCCGACCGGGCACCTCGCCTTCGGCGGCGAGAGCGGATCGCTCGAGGTCGTGCCGTTCGACGCCGACGAGCGTCGGATCCTCGGCGCGCCGGTGGCGATGCTCGCCGGCCTCGCGCGGGCGCGGAATCGATCGGCGACCTTCGCGGTCGCCGCGGACGGGACTCTGGTCTATGCGACCGGCTACTTGAGCAACAGTCGTCACGAGCCGATGCGAGTGGTGCGCGCCTCGCGCGGCGGGCTGTTCGAAACCCTGCCGATCGAGCCCGATCTCTACGGCCGCGCGCTCGCGTCCACGCCGGACGGGCGGCGCCTCGCGCTGGCGCGCGAAGACCGTGGCGCCTGGGTCGTCGATCTCGCGCGGGGCACTCGGACCCGGGTCGCCGGCGACGAGATCACCGGCGCGATGGGTGTCGCCTGGTCGCCCGGCGGCGACCAGCTCGCCTGGATCGCGAAGCCGCCCGAAGGCGACGACGTCGCCGTGATCGTTCAGCCGAGCGACGGACGAGGAGCTCCGCGGGCGCTCGGCGTGAGGGACAGCGATCTCAGCGTCGCCGGCTGGATGCCGGACGGCCGCGAGCTGGTCGTCAGTCGTTGGGGAGCCTCGGCGACGATCGAGCGCGTGCCCCTCGCCGGCGAGAGCGAGGTCGTGTGGCGGGATCCCGGCTCGGTCAGCTCGAGCGCTCTGTCGCCGGACGGCGAACTCGTCGCTTTCGAATCGGACGCCGGAGAGGGTTACGAGATCTACCTCCTCTCCCTCGCCACGGGCGCACGCACGCAGGTGACCGGGACGGGCGGGCGCGCTCCGTTCTGGTCGCACGACGGTCGCGAGCTCTTCTTTCGACGCGGCCCGGCGGTCCTCGCGGTTGAGGTTTCGACCGCGGCCGACGGCTCGCCCCGCATCGGGCGCGAAGTGCGGCTGTTCGACTGGCCCGCGGCCTACAAGGTCGTCGCTGGAGCCGACGGCTCCTTCTACGGCACCGAGCCGGTTCCCGGCGCCGCGACGCAGACGAGCCTCGAGCTCCAGACCGGCTGGCTCGAGAGCGTGAGGCGGCTGGCGAGCGCGGGAAAGAGGAACTGA
- a CDS encoding TlpA family protein disulfide reductase, translating into MRLAKRTGILVFVFVVLLGPPAAAYEELAALDLSAYAGQVVYLDFWASWCQPCRASFPYMDGLQAEHGKRGLVVIAVNVDTDRRLAEEFLAETPVGFRIAFDPAGKLAEQWRLEGMPTTVLIARDGKTRFRQSGFRKADEAKLQSRIAQLLDEEAP; encoded by the coding sequence ATGCGCCTGGCCAAGAGAACGGGAATTCTCGTATTCGTCTTCGTGGTGCTCCTGGGACCGCCAGCGGCCGCCTACGAGGAGCTCGCTGCGCTTGACCTCTCAGCCTACGCCGGCCAGGTCGTCTACCTCGATTTCTGGGCCTCCTGGTGTCAACCCTGTCGTGCGAGCTTTCCCTACATGGACGGGCTCCAGGCAGAGCACGGGAAACGGGGCCTGGTGGTGATTGCGGTCAACGTCGACACGGATCGTCGCCTCGCGGAGGAGTTCCTCGCCGAGACTCCGGTCGGCTTCAGGATCGCCTTCGACCCGGCCGGGAAGCTCGCCGAGCAGTGGCGGCTCGAAGGGATGCCGACCACCGTGCTCATCGCGCGGGACGGCAAGACCCGCTTCCGTCAGAGCGGTTTTCGCAAGGCCGATGAGGCGAAGCTCCAAAGCAGGATCGCGCAACTGCTCGACGAGGAGGCCCCATGA
- a CDS encoding DUF3570 domain-containing protein has product MQLNRDNSVRLALAAATGVLLGCPAAQADGWSFDSQVLYYSETNRVTAIEPVVSARWDRGDGKALNFRLTVDSLTGASANGATPSSRAQTYTTPSGHGSYATQPGETPLDTSFLDTRWALNMSWEKPLSPLWKATFGANVSTEYDYGSYSVNAVLARDFNQRNTTLSLGAALGYDTVDPVGGLPEPLGSMSPEVPGGGEDDGGGVPPLNRIGSGDTKSLYDLLFGLTQILDRRSLVQINYSVGRSSGYLTDPYKLVSLIDPLPGPNQGNPVDQLYESRPDARTKQSLYVAYKRQMRSEDAADVSYRYHWDDWRIRSHTIDLRYRWDLGGAGYLQPHARLYQQSAASFYTRYLAAGEALPGHASADYRLGDLTGVTFGLKYGRPMRHDREWNIKLEYYEQSGTVSGAQPGVLADYELFPAVDALMVQFGCAF; this is encoded by the coding sequence ATGCAACTGAATCGGGACAACAGCGTGCGCCTGGCGCTGGCCGCGGCGACCGGCGTGCTGCTCGGCTGCCCTGCAGCGCAGGCCGACGGCTGGAGCTTCGACTCGCAGGTGCTCTATTACAGCGAAACCAACCGGGTCACCGCTATCGAACCTGTGGTCTCGGCGCGCTGGGACCGGGGTGACGGCAAGGCGTTGAATTTCCGACTCACGGTTGACTCGCTGACCGGCGCCTCGGCCAACGGCGCGACGCCCTCCTCCCGGGCGCAGACCTACACCACGCCTTCGGGTCACGGGAGCTACGCCACGCAGCCGGGGGAGACCCCGCTCGACACGAGTTTCCTCGACACGCGCTGGGCGCTCAACATGAGCTGGGAGAAGCCGCTCTCGCCGCTCTGGAAAGCGACGTTCGGTGCCAATGTCTCGACCGAATACGACTACGGTTCCTACTCGGTCAATGCTGTCCTGGCACGCGACTTCAACCAACGCAACACCACGCTCTCGCTGGGGGCCGCGCTCGGCTACGACACCGTCGACCCGGTGGGGGGCCTGCCGGAGCCGCTCGGCAGCATGTCGCCCGAAGTTCCCGGCGGTGGTGAGGACGACGGCGGCGGAGTCCCACCGCTCAATCGCATCGGGAGCGGGGACACGAAGTCGCTCTACGACCTGCTGTTCGGGCTGACGCAGATCCTCGACCGCCGCTCCCTGGTACAGATCAACTACAGCGTCGGCAGGAGCTCCGGCTACCTGACGGATCCCTACAAGCTGGTGAGCCTGATCGACCCCTTGCCCGGCCCGAACCAGGGGAACCCGGTCGATCAGCTCTACGAGTCGCGGCCCGACGCGCGAACGAAACAGAGTCTCTACGTGGCCTACAAACGCCAGATGCGCTCCGAGGATGCGGCGGACGTGAGCTATCGCTACCATTGGGACGACTGGCGGATCCGCTCACATACGATCGACCTGCGCTATCGCTGGGACCTCGGCGGGGCGGGCTACCTGCAGCCTCACGCCCGGCTCTACCAGCAGTCCGCCGCCAGTTTCTATACCCGCTATCTCGCGGCGGGCGAAGCCCTTCCCGGCCACGCCAGCGCCGACTACCGGCTTGGCGACCTCACTGGCGTCACGTTCGGCCTCAAGTACGGGCGCCCGATGCGCCACGATCGCGAGTGGAACATCAAGCTCGAGTACTACGAGCAGAGTGGCACCGTCTCCGGCGCGCAACCCGGAGTGCTGGCAGACTACGAGCTCTTTCCTGCCGTGGATGCGCTGATGGTGCAGTTTGGGTGCGCCTTCTGA
- a CDS encoding dienelactone hydrolase family protein has product MPLRSRTNAFRRQLAMGLTLVLGLAVAQHSVFAFPKESAPASVEALSRELARAAARRDWEAAVEVARQLTAARPDSAPDAYNLACMLSRGGRKEDAVVALTRSAELGFAFTSTLLRDEDLDPIREQRGYAAALERIRGNNAAELELTKPRLASAPLLSFAPKRTPKGTPNGPLPLVVALHGYGGTPEPIAEAFRAAASRLGALLVVPRGQEGVGNGFGWGVVEQAEYLVLEAIARTAKERPIGPVVLTGFSQGAGVALTMAARYPERFAGVVAVAGWFEERLAPVPERLPSPFPRFAFLNGERDEAAANNRLAARRLEKAGAGVRVRIYPGLGHEFPPAEGRDRELEQALRFAFGF; this is encoded by the coding sequence ATGCCGCTCCGTAGTCGAACGAACGCATTCCGCCGCCAGCTCGCCATGGGGCTCACGCTCGTGCTCGGGCTGGCGGTCGCCCAGCATTCCGTATTCGCTTTCCCCAAGGAGAGCGCGCCGGCCAGCGTCGAGGCGCTCTCCCGCGAGCTCGCCCGCGCGGCGGCGAGGAGAGACTGGGAGGCGGCGGTCGAGGTGGCGCGGCAGCTCACGGCCGCGCGCCCCGATTCGGCGCCCGACGCCTACAATCTCGCCTGCATGCTGTCGCGCGGCGGCCGCAAAGAGGATGCGGTCGTCGCGCTGACGCGGAGCGCCGAGCTCGGTTTCGCCTTCACCTCGACGCTGCTGCGGGACGAAGACCTCGATCCGATCCGCGAGCAGCGCGGCTACGCCGCGGCCCTGGAGCGCATTCGCGGGAACAACGCCGCGGAGCTCGAGCTCACCAAGCCGCGCCTGGCGAGCGCGCCGCTGCTCTCGTTCGCGCCCAAGCGCACGCCCAAGGGGACGCCGAACGGGCCCCTGCCGCTCGTCGTCGCGCTGCACGGCTACGGCGGCACTCCGGAACCGATCGCCGAGGCGTTTCGCGCCGCGGCTTCCCGTCTCGGGGCGCTGCTGGTCGTCCCGCGCGGGCAGGAGGGGGTCGGCAACGGCTTCGGCTGGGGCGTCGTCGAGCAGGCCGAGTATCTGGTACTCGAGGCGATCGCACGCACGGCCAAAGAACGCCCCATCGGTCCGGTCGTGCTCACCGGCTTCTCGCAGGGCGCCGGCGTCGCGCTGACGATGGCCGCGCGCTACCCGGAGAGGTTCGCCGGAGTTGTCGCGGTCGCGGGCTGGTTCGAGGAGCGGTTGGCGCCGGTTCCGGAGCGCCTGCCGAGTCCGTTCCCGCGCTTCGCGTTCCTGAACGGCGAGCGCGACGAAGCGGCTGCCAACAACCGGCTCGCGGCAAGACGGCTCGAGAAGGCCGGGGCTGGTGTCCGGGTACGGATCTACCCCGGCCTCGGCCACGAGTTCCCGCCGGCAGAGGGGCGCGACCGCGAGCTCGAGCAGGCGCTACGCTTCGCCTTCGGATTCTGA
- a CDS encoding protein kinase, which translates to MNDNERRDLGPGSSLAHYRITAKLGEGGMGEVWSATDTRLDREVAIKVLPAALTEDKERLARFEREAKLLAQLNHPNIAQIYGLESSGATHALVMELVPGPTLAERLESGPLPFSESVSFALQIAQALEEAHEKGIVHRDLKPQNIKASSEGKAKVLDFGLAKAMEAAPGSASATDLARSPTLMNSPTLTAVHGTQLGIILGTAAYMAPEQARGAAVDKRADIWAFGVLLYEMLTGERLFEGDSVVDTLSAVMRKEIDLGRLPAGTPGVIRQLLRRCLERNPKRRLHDIADARIVLEDVLAGVDVDERGAPVGRAQSRTPGRTHLTWLAGLLIAVAGTALLTRFAGEHGAAPGEPQRLAIHLANDQELAIGGNSLLTFSPDGRSLVFAVMEKGRRAIYRRELGQRDAERIEGTEDGEAPFFSPDGRSLGFVARGQVMKVAAAGGRPVRIGEARGAGGATWLDDGTIVLAPIYSDGLFRMTAEGANLTRLTTPDRDAGVLGHWWPDEVPGGRWVLFTAFRTPVDTSRVGAVDLTTGEVRWLVEGGFFGRYLATGHLLYAKGQRLYAVPFDAATATVGGAAVTVLDDLLVEQTGGFAMLAVSRRGTLAYVSESLGHLPTELVWLDRAGIATPAATERRRYLTVGLSPDGRRAALTVQGESRDLWVLSFDRGTLSRLTSGDDTEFDPTWTPDGNELIYVVDRPPFELHRIAAGAPDSGRPVWNEPAELDHTTPVVAPDGRTVVYSLTEEGTGTNLYARPFAGGEPRALRASRGQELYASFSADGRWLAYESDETGRPEIYVEAFPGPGERVQVSADGGRQPRWAANGELFYRHDDELRVVVTRFDGRFAFEPPRSLFRYPIKQSSSGGTEAHLYDVSADGRRLLAITTPETLRPRQIDIVTEWTTELVRLMSGGKP; encoded by the coding sequence TTGAACGACAACGAACGACGCGACCTCGGGCCCGGCAGTTCGCTCGCCCACTACCGCATCACCGCCAAGCTCGGCGAAGGCGGCATGGGCGAGGTCTGGAGCGCCACCGACACCCGACTCGACCGCGAGGTCGCCATCAAAGTGCTGCCCGCCGCGTTAACAGAAGACAAGGAGCGCCTGGCACGTTTCGAACGCGAGGCGAAGCTCCTCGCCCAGCTCAACCACCCGAATATCGCCCAGATCTACGGCCTCGAAAGCAGCGGCGCGACCCACGCCCTCGTCATGGAGCTCGTCCCCGGCCCGACCCTGGCCGAACGCCTCGAATCCGGGCCTCTTCCCTTTTCTGAGAGCGTTTCTTTCGCGCTGCAGATCGCGCAGGCGCTCGAAGAGGCGCACGAGAAAGGCATCGTCCATCGTGACCTCAAGCCCCAAAACATAAAGGCTTCCAGTGAAGGCAAAGCCAAGGTCCTCGATTTCGGATTGGCCAAAGCGATGGAGGCAGCGCCCGGTTCCGCGTCCGCCACCGATCTCGCGCGTTCGCCGACGCTGATGAACTCCCCCACCCTGACCGCGGTCCACGGCACCCAGCTGGGCATCATCCTGGGCACTGCGGCCTACATGGCGCCGGAGCAGGCGCGCGGCGCGGCCGTCGACAAGCGGGCCGACATCTGGGCGTTCGGAGTGCTCCTCTACGAGATGCTCACCGGCGAGCGTCTGTTCGAGGGCGACAGCGTCGTTGACACCCTCTCGGCGGTGATGCGCAAAGAGATCGATCTCGGTCGCCTCCCCGCCGGCACACCGGGGGTGATCCGGCAGCTCCTGCGCCGCTGCCTCGAACGCAACCCGAAACGGCGGCTGCACGACATCGCCGATGCGCGGATCGTGCTCGAGGACGTATTGGCTGGCGTCGACGTCGACGAGCGGGGGGCACCGGTTGGGCGAGCGCAATCGCGCACGCCCGGGCGAACTCACCTGACCTGGCTCGCCGGTCTCCTCATCGCGGTCGCCGGCACCGCCCTTCTCACCCGCTTCGCGGGTGAACACGGCGCGGCGCCGGGCGAGCCGCAGCGCCTGGCCATCCATCTTGCCAACGACCAGGAACTGGCCATCGGCGGCAACTCCCTGCTGACCTTTTCGCCCGACGGGCGCAGCCTGGTGTTCGCCGTGATGGAGAAGGGTCGGCGAGCGATCTACCGGCGCGAGCTCGGCCAACGGGACGCCGAAAGGATCGAAGGCACCGAAGACGGCGAGGCGCCCTTCTTCTCGCCCGATGGCCGCTCGCTCGGCTTCGTCGCGCGGGGACAGGTGATGAAGGTCGCGGCCGCGGGGGGCCGCCCGGTCCGCATCGGCGAGGCGCGCGGCGCGGGCGGCGCGACCTGGCTCGACGACGGCACGATCGTGCTGGCGCCGATCTACTCCGACGGGCTCTTCCGCATGACCGCCGAGGGCGCCAACCTGACACGGCTGACGACCCCCGATCGCGACGCCGGCGTGCTCGGCCACTGGTGGCCCGACGAGGTTCCCGGCGGACGGTGGGTGTTGTTCACCGCGTTCCGAACGCCGGTCGACACCTCGCGGGTCGGCGCTGTCGACCTCACCACAGGGGAAGTCCGCTGGCTCGTCGAGGGCGGCTTCTTCGGCCGCTACCTGGCGACCGGGCATCTTCTCTACGCCAAGGGGCAGCGTCTCTACGCCGTGCCGTTCGACGCCGCGACGGCCACCGTGGGCGGTGCGGCCGTGACCGTTCTCGACGACCTGCTCGTCGAGCAGACTGGCGGCTTCGCCATGCTGGCGGTGTCGCGCCGCGGCACGCTCGCCTACGTCAGCGAGTCGCTCGGCCACCTGCCGACCGAGCTGGTCTGGCTCGATCGCGCCGGGATCGCAACGCCGGCGGCGACCGAGCGCCGGCGCTACCTGACCGTCGGCCTCTCGCCCGATGGCCGTCGGGCGGCTCTCACCGTGCAAGGCGAAAGCCGCGACCTGTGGGTTCTCTCGTTCGACCGGGGCACCCTCTCGCGCCTGACCAGTGGCGACGACACGGAGTTCGACCCCACATGGACGCCCGACGGCAACGAGCTGATCTACGTCGTGGACCGTCCGCCGTTCGAGCTCCATCGTATTGCCGCCGGAGCACCCGACTCCGGACGCCCGGTCTGGAACGAGCCGGCGGAGCTCGACCACACGACGCCGGTCGTCGCGCCCGATGGCCGGACGGTCGTCTACAGCCTGACCGAGGAGGGTACGGGGACGAATCTCTACGCTCGCCCGTTCGCCGGCGGCGAGCCGCGGGCGCTCCGCGCCAGCCGCGGCCAGGAGCTGTACGCCTCGTTCTCGGCGGACGGCCGTTGGCTCGCCTACGAATCGGACGAAACCGGGCGCCCGGAGATCTACGTCGAGGCGTTTCCGGGACCGGGGGAGCGCGTCCAGGTCTCCGCCGACGGCGGGCGTCAGCCGCGCTGGGCCGCCAACGGCGAGCTCTTCTACCGTCATGACGACGAACTGCGCGTCGTCGTGACGCGCTTCGACGGGCGCTTTGCCTTCGAGCCGCCGCGCTCGCTGTTCCGGTATCCAATAAAGCAGAGCAGCAGCGGCGGCACCGAGGCCCACCTCTACGACGTCAGCGCCGACGGCCGGCGCCTCCTGGCCATTACCACCCCGGAAACGCTGCGACCACGGCAGATCGACATCGTCACCGAATGGACGACCGAGCTCGTTCGCCTGATGTCCGGGGGCAAACCGTAG
- a CDS encoding bifunctional metallophosphatase/5'-nucleotidase: protein MPRITRRTFAWLAALAPASIGRAFGALWNDVGRLGGGEHELTLLYTNDFHSAFEPIPAYWLPGSPRLGGAAHLATLIDRQRAAARTTFLLDSGDMFTGTMSVLTQGEALMEMMTVMGYDAMGVGNHEFDYGWEVFERQITRVPFPVLCCNVRHLGARSRFCRPYTLLERNGVRLGVIGVMGSRAAKYTIMPSKVDGLQFTDPVEEAAACVEALRPAVDLIVVLAHQGLPGPMQTDAENDPDVQRPLDEDLAFCGAIPDIDVYIAAHSHRGLETPLVHPETGTLLVQTYGYGTRLGALHLKLRDRRVVEHRGELLKVWSDELPAHPAVAARVGHYQKIVGSQIGGDIGRASARFVRKYNTESPLGSFVADVMRERARCDVGFTNAGGLRADLPAGGLHRGHVLDALPFINTLVTLDLSGRDLRSVVEQGASLTAGMVQVSGLRAVYDLARPIGSRVLDLRVGDRPVEDDRRYRVATNSFLAEGGDRYESLRNGRELARDALLSDCVVDHLRATGTIAPPPPGRLVPARRT from the coding sequence ATGCCCCGGATCACCCGCCGCACCTTCGCCTGGCTGGCGGCGCTCGCGCCGGCTTCGATCGGCCGCGCTTTCGGCGCCCTCTGGAACGACGTCGGCCGACTCGGCGGCGGCGAGCACGAGCTCACGCTGCTCTATACCAACGACTTCCACAGCGCCTTCGAGCCGATCCCGGCCTACTGGCTCCCGGGCTCGCCACGGCTCGGCGGCGCCGCGCACCTCGCCACCCTGATCGACCGCCAGCGCGCCGCGGCGCGGACCACCTTCCTGCTCGACTCGGGCGACATGTTCACCGGCACGATGTCGGTTCTCACCCAGGGCGAAGCCTTGATGGAGATGATGACCGTGATGGGCTACGACGCGATGGGCGTCGGCAATCACGAGTTCGACTACGGCTGGGAGGTCTTCGAGCGCCAGATCACCCGGGTGCCGTTCCCGGTCCTCTGCTGCAATGTCCGCCACCTCGGTGCGCGGTCCCGCTTCTGCCGGCCCTACACCCTCCTGGAGCGCAACGGCGTGCGCCTGGGCGTCATCGGGGTGATGGGCAGCCGGGCAGCGAAGTACACCATCATGCCGTCAAAGGTCGACGGGTTGCAGTTCACCGATCCCGTGGAGGAAGCGGCGGCCTGCGTCGAGGCTCTGCGGCCGGCCGTCGACCTCATCGTCGTGCTCGCCCACCAGGGCCTGCCCGGCCCGATGCAGACCGACGCCGAGAACGACCCCGACGTGCAGCGGCCGCTCGACGAGGACCTCGCCTTCTGCGGCGCCATCCCTGACATCGACGTCTACATCGCTGCGCATTCGCATCGCGGGCTCGAGACGCCTCTCGTCCATCCCGAAACCGGCACACTCCTCGTCCAGACCTACGGCTACGGCACGCGGCTCGGCGCGCTGCACCTGAAGCTCCGCGACCGCCGGGTGGTCGAGCATCGCGGCGAGCTGCTCAAGGTCTGGAGCGACGAGCTGCCGGCGCATCCCGCGGTGGCGGCGCGTGTCGGGCACTACCAGAAGATCGTCGGCAGTCAGATCGGCGGCGACATCGGGCGCGCAAGCGCGCGCTTCGTCCGCAAGTACAACACTGAGTCGCCGCTCGGCAGCTTCGTCGCCGACGTGATGCGGGAGCGTGCGCGCTGCGACGTCGGCTTCACCAACGCCGGTGGCCTGCGCGCCGACCTGCCGGCGGGTGGTCTGCATCGCGGTCATGTCCTCGATGCGCTGCCTTTCATCAACACGCTCGTCACCCTCGACCTCTCCGGCAGAGACCTGCGCAGCGTCGTCGAGCAGGGCGCCTCGCTCACAGCCGGCATGGTCCAGGTTTCGGGGCTGCGCGCCGTCTACGATCTCGCCCGGCCGATCGGCAGCCGGGTGCTCGATCTTCGGGTGGGCGACCGCCCGGTCGAGGACGACCGGCGCTACCGCGTCGCCACCAACAGCTTCCTCGCCGAAGGCGGCGACCGCTACGAGTCGTTGCGCAACGGCCGGGAGCTCGCGCGCGACGCCCTCTTGAGCGACTGCGTCGTCGACCACCTCCGAGCCACGGGTACCATCGCGCCACCGCCGCCAGGTCGGCTGGTGCCCGCGCGCCGGACATAG